DNA sequence from the Leopardus geoffroyi isolate Oge1 chromosome A3, O.geoffroyi_Oge1_pat1.0, whole genome shotgun sequence genome:
AGGCAGATGAAAATCTCTTCACGTATGTCTTCACATATGCTTACTGATCTTTTGCAGCTAAAGAATAAGTTTGAAAGAAATTAGtggacacattaaaaaacaaaatctaaccaCAGCAGTTCTAATCCACTTACCTTTTCAAACAGGTGTTGCTAGTGAATCAAGATTTTTAACTATGTAACCCCATCCTAAGGTTCCAGTCCACACAGAAGAGGACAATCATGAACTCAAGAAGGCTTTCAAAGAGGAAACTTATTAATCAGTGATGACTGAAATACAGTTTTCCTCTTTAGCAAGTTGCTTCACTAGGTTCAGCGTAtcagaaaaggtagaaaaaaataaaaactttaattcaACCCCGAGACTGTTTTGAGCATTTCCTTGCTAGCCCAAGTGACAGTTTCTACTCTATGCTtctgatgaaaacattttttaatcattttaacataatttctgGAAAGCAAGTTTTCTATAAGTGAATAAAAGAACAGAGATTGCTTTCATGgctccaggaaaaaaaggaaggtccCCCTGAGATATGGAGTAGGTGTGTTGGGAGCAGTGGTATTTAAGCTGGGCTTTGATGAGTGAAAGGAAGTTTACTAACTAAAGAAAGCCAAGGGGGTAGCTCTCCAAGGTgggagaacagcatgtgcaaaagcatAGAGGCATGAAACATCCTGACTATTCCAGCAATAGTGGGAACTCTGGTGTAGCTGGAATATAGGAGTATAGCATGGAGAGAtacagctgggggaggggctttgGAAACATTATTAGGGACATTCTATGCCATTCCAATGAGTATCATGTCCATCTCGCAGGCTGCCAGTGAACATTTCTAAGCTTCGTAgagtcatgtttatttatatatgtactttAGAGAGATAACTTTAGGGAAAATGGAGACGAATGTGCTGGAGTATGAGAGACTGGTGACCAGAGTGATTCATCACACAACTATTATAGAAGTTCCGGTGAAGGAAGCTGTAGGCAAGACCAGAGTTGAGAGGCAAATCTGGGACCAAATGACGTGGTTTAGCACCTGACTGGATGTGGTGGTCAGAAGAAATTGCTGAAGACAGCCCCCAGGTTTCCTGGCTGGAAGTATGGTACTCTCTGTGTACTACGTGTGGTACATGGAACCACTGAGAGAGCTCAAGATTGCAGAAAAGGGTATAAGTTTGCTGGGAGTAGCTAGTAGAACATAGTTTGCTTAAGCAAAACCATCAGATGGGTTCGCATAAAGGTACAAAGAGGAAACCATTCCCACATCCTTATAGGAGCTATCTGCAAGGCCCAGCGTGCCCACAATTTCTCATCTGCAGTCTTGTTTGATTTTAGGGATTATTCTTCTCCTGAATCTGAGTGATCCCAATACATAAAATGTCCACACCCACAGCTTCAGTTGGCCCAGAGGCTATCATTAATCATATTGAGTTTGTGGTGATATCTTCAACTTCAACTAATGATGAGTCAGCTCAGCTCCATGTCAAAATGCCTTGCTGACCAAGGAGATATTCCCAAAGGCTTCCTGGTATGCTGGATCATggcacagatatggaagctggaGAAAGATAAATCTTTGACCCCACCTAGTCACACCTAGTTTGAGTAAAGCTGGTTAAGTACAAATATGAGAAGGGCTCTCATCTGAGTTCATACCTGCCTTCTTCTCCACTCCGTTGCTTTGGTGAAGCCAAGATGAAGCTCACAGTGAGTAgatttttccttctgaattcATTATCTGATGGTTAGAGACTGTTAATATTCTGAGCTAAGTGGGTCTGCTTCTTATGACAATCTCACCATaatggaaaatttattttggaaaaaaaaaatctcctttcttttcattgaatTGTGGCAAGTAAAAACATCTCTGAGGGCAGCCATAGTTATACTGGGAGCAGACAGCTCTGTGAGCATCGTATACCATGCTATCTTAATAAAATTACCTTTCAGTTCTCCTTGTTCAGGTCTGGTCATAAAGCAAGCAGTCCCTAAGTCCTAGAAAATATCTAATCTTTCCCCACATTGCTGAATACCTCTTTTGACCAAACTCCTGAACATGTTCAGGCAAGATAAAAGCTCATTATCAAGTTAGATGGGTGAGAGACTTATTGTCACATTCTCTGCTGTGAAACAGAGGTCCAAGTGAGAAAGATTTGCTCGAACCCTGTCCATAGTCATTTACCCATGAAAAATACCTGAAGCGTGAAGCTAGTACAGCCTCTCACCTATGGCTCCAGATAAAAAGCTAAGAGTGGAGTAGGTACACCATGAAATTCCACCAAAGGAACTGGTGGTGCTGTGTGTCACTTACAACAAGATGCAGAGGGGCTAGAAACCCgatgaatattttcatgtttcaacATATTGAACACTATGTTACAGCAGTGTCTGCTTTGTAGTGGAGTTGCAAATGTAACATAATTATCTAGAAATTAGTTCTAATAACAGCAAggtcaaaaaattaagaaaaaaaaaaaaaagttcccaacCCGGGTCAGATCTGGTTTCTCTCCTGGTTCTGCTGTGAACAAGGGGTACAATCTTAGCCGATACAACCTTGGCCACGTTACTGAACATCtgaagctcagtttcctcatatgtgaaTGGATTGTTATGTACTAGAGGATCTCTAAAATTTCCCCCATCTCTCACTGTTTAGGAGACTAATTTTTACCTCCTTCTTAAGCTATcaggagaaaaattaagcaaataaaagaatTACCTTAAATCACCAGGGCAGACCTCAAACCATTTTGTCCCAGGTAAAGGAAATGAGAACAGGTACTCAGAATTGGGCACCTGCATAAAGCTCTGTGTTCTGACAACTAATGTCATGTACCCGATGACAAATGACTAACCTAGGTATCCCGGGACAGTTACTGACTGCCTTTCTGCTAACCACACTTGACAGCCGGACCTCTCCATCCTTGGTCTCTCAATAGCAGCAGCTAGCCTGCTTACCAatccattgctttaaaaaaattgttttggggcgcctgggtggcgcagtcggttaagcgtccgacttcagccaggtcacgatctcgcggtccgtgagttcgagccccgcgtcgggctctgggctgatggctcagagcctggagcctgtttccgattctgtgtctccctctctctctgcccctcccccgttcatgctctgtctctctctgtcccaaaaataaataaacgttaaaaaaaaaaatttaaaaaaattgttttagataaAAAGAGTCTTTTTTTATTAGGAGGTCGATGAAGGGAGGAAAGTATCCCAgatcaaagaggaaaattaaatcgTTTTCAGACTTAATTCTCAGAACGTATATCCATCTTCATATTGTATATGctattcattttcaaatgtacTTTTCAGTGTACTGATACTACATCAGTTTTTTATAAGACCTACAttgacaattattattttttctttttttaaaaaatgtttatttatttggaaagagagagagtgggtgtgagcaggggaggggcagagagagatggaaaggatcccaagcaggctccgcactgtcagcacagagcccgacatgaagcttgaacccacaaaccgtgaaatcatgagctgagccgaaaccaagagtcagatgcttaactgactgagccacccaggtgctcctacattAACAATTCTAAAACTATATACCACAATAACATGATTACTACAGTAATTAAGCTATAAtcttacattattattaaaactttctatggttgaaaaaaaaatacaaggtcaAAGAAGAAAGACGGATCACTTGAGAGAGTGGTAAAATCGGTATTTTTTATAAGCTTgggtagagaaagaagaggacaTTGTTTTGCCATGTGATACTAGACCAatgttatttatgatttttagatTGTCTTTGCCGGACTTCTTGGAGTCTTCCTGACCCCAGCCCTTGCTTTCACTGTAAGTGTTACACTTTTTAAAGCGtattattaaaatgcatttgCAAAGAAATGTGGCATTAAATCACCATCAATTTCTTGTAAATTTCAGGATATCAACATTGGCGGTGACAGCAACAGTGGTATAAGTGGGCAGCAGTCAGTGAGTGTCAACAATGAACATAATGTGGCCAATATTGACAATAACAATGGATGGGGCTCCTGGAATGCCCTCTGGGATTACAATACTGTAGGTAACCAACATGCAATTTCCGTTCTTTACAAatatgatgtttctttttttataacaacaacaacaaaaatgtctgcTAAccataaaagaatttaaaataaaataatttctaactgCACATAAGCATAGAGTTGTAAGTCAAAGTGCCTACTTTGGTCAGCCAGTTTCACGACTAGATATAACACTATTAATGTTTCCCACAATCAGTTAAAATTCAAAGCAATGAACGGTAATTAGGATCCACTATGCCCACAGAATTGTGGGGCTGTTAGAAAAATACGAACAACCTTCTGCCTTCTCTCGAGATACCCTCAGTAATGAGGAAAAACCTGCACAATATTACTGCTCCCTATTTCAGtctatcttcaatttccttccaaAAAGCCAGAGATGGACATTTCACCTGTAACtcgaaagaaaaaaaacaaaggaaatgtagGTGACAATATTAACTGgtaagagaaacacaaaacaaaaaccaaacaaaaacaacacttgACTCTGGTTAGGAGACCCACCTCTGCAATTACCAGCTCTGTATGTAACAAATTTTGTACTTTTAATAAGCCCATTCTTTATTGTTTCAGTTTTATCCATGTGGTCAATTAGAAAACTAATCCCTGTTTTACCTGTCTCCTAGAAAtgttgtgaagatcaaataagaCTCAAATGTGATAGCAATTTGAAGTTTATTTCAGCAAAACGGACATATATAGAATGACTCCATGTGAGAACTTGAAGAGAGAGCAACGAGTTAGACACTAGGTTCTTACAAACGTTAGCTATAGACATGATTGCAAAACAGGGCCAGATCTGATGTTCTTATCTAGGTTCATCCTTGAGTTCTATTTCCCTCTGCTGGTAAAACTGatgtctgataaaaaaaaaaaaaaaaacctccttggAAAACCTACTTCCTTCCATCTACCTTTTTCTTTAACAGAACTTTGCTGCGAttagactctttaaaaaaaagatatgcattGTGCACAGAATGAACAAGGATGTCATGCCCTCTCTTCATACTCTTGATGCACTGGTCAAGGAAAAGAAGGtataaataaaagtctttttgATTTTGTTCAAGGGAGGTCTTTTGGTTGCCAG
Encoded proteins:
- the GKN1 gene encoding gastrokine-1, whose translation is MKLTIVFAGLLGVFLTPALAFTDINIGGDSNSGISGQQSVSVNNEHNVANIDNNNGWGSWNALWDYNTNFAAIRLFKKKICIVHRMNKDVMPSLHTLDALVKEKKLQGKGPGGPPPTSLTYSINPERVNDLEKLGKPIAGMCRGIPTYTADEIEGASLFFYSKACLRADILWILRISLCGELEV